A single window of Crassostrea angulata isolate pt1a10 chromosome 8, ASM2561291v2, whole genome shotgun sequence DNA harbors:
- the LOC128159661 gene encoding cysteine and tyrosine-rich protein 1-like, with translation MDLEWRVSEILSVCIFLITEVFAEETFCVNKNDKFPCEHGCCGDYKDQHCCSFAGLIVGIIIGVALLIAVIAGIVYCWLKKHWRKGARDPVSVSNHNCRGANVTVLHQSRTMAFTTGSSTLNPVFSPYDLTFNQQFPPPYSAEVPEAPKYSPPPYSNTPPPYSAKNPAQRSTLHSIGSDDNLVGRSNASDGPPPVS, from the exons ATGGATTTAGAGTGGAGGGTATCGGAGATACTGTCAGTCTGTATATTCCTAATTACAG AGGTGTTCGCCGAGGAGACGTTCTGCGTCAACAAGAATGACAAGTTTCCCTGTGAACATGGCTGTTGTGGGGACTACAAGGACCAGCACTGCTGCTCTTTCGCGGGGCTCATCGTGGGCATCATCATTGGCGTGGCGCTGCTCATCGCAGTGATTGCCGGGATTGTATACTGCTGGCTTAAAAAGCATTGGAGGAAGGGAGCACGTGACCCAGTCTCGGTGTCCAATCATAATTGTCGAGGAGCAAATGTTACTGTGCTTCATCAGTCTAGGACAATGGCTTTCACCACAG gtTCATCGACACTTAATCCGGTATTTTCCCCTTACGATTTGACTTTTAATCAACAGTTTCCGCCTCCTTATAGTGCTGAAGTTCCAGAGGCGCCTAAATATTCCCCACCCCCTTATTCGAACACCCCGCCCCCTTACTCAGCAAAGAACCCAGCACAACGAAGCACTCTTCACAGCATTGGGAGCGACGATAACCTGGTCGGACGTTCAAACGCCAGCGACGGACCGCCCCCTGTGTCCTAG